From one Bos indicus x Bos taurus breed Angus x Brahman F1 hybrid chromosome 7, Bos_hybrid_MaternalHap_v2.0, whole genome shotgun sequence genomic stretch:
- the LOC113896282 gene encoding olfactory receptor 2T27 — MEWSNFSMYADFVLLGLFSNTRFPWLLFALIVLVFVISVASNTMMIILIHLDSRLHTPMYFLLSQLSIMDILYISTIVPKMLVDQMVDQRAISFAGCTAQHFLYLTLAGAEFFLLGLMSYDRYVAICNPLRYPVLMNRKVCLLIVMAAWLGGSIDGFLLTPVTMQFPFCASREINHFFCEVPALLKLSCMDTSAYETAMYVCCIMMLLIPFSVISASYTRILITVYRMNEAEGRKKAVATCSSHMVVVSLFYGAAMYTYVLPHSYHTPEQDKAVSAFYTILTPLLNPLIYSLRNKDVTGALQKVLGRCSSSGR, encoded by the coding sequence ATGGAGTGGAGCAATTTTTCCATGTATGCGGACTTTGTCCTCTTGGGCTTGTTCAGCAACACACGTTTCCCCTGGCTTCTCTTTGCCCTTATCGTCCTGGTATTTGTCATCTCAGTAGCCAGCAACACAATGATGATCATTCTCATCCACCTGGACTCCCGCCTCCACACTCCCATGTACTTCCTGCTCAGCCAGCTTTCCATCATGGATATCTTGTACATTTCCACCATTGTGCCCAAGATGCTGGTTGACCAAATGGTAGACCAAAGGGCCATTTCCTTTGCAGGATGCACTGCCCAGCACTTTCTCTATTTGACCTTGGCAGGAGCTGAGTTCTTCCTTCTAGGACTCAtgtcctatgaccgctatgttgcCATCTGCAATCCTCTGCGCTATCCTGTGCTTATGAACCGCAAAGTCTGCTTGTTGATTGTGatggcagcctggctgggagggtCCATAGATGGCTTCTTACTTACACCAGTCACCATGCAGTTCCCTTTCTGTGCTTCTCGGGAAATAAATCACTTCTTCTGTGAGGTACCTGCTCTTCTGAAGCTCTCCTGTATGGATACATCAGCTTATGAGACAGCCATGTATGTCTGCTGCATCATGATGCTCCTCATTCCTTTCTCTGTCATCTCAGCCTCTTATACAAGGATTCTCATTACTGTTTACAGAATGAATGAGgcagaagggagaaaaaaggCAGTGGCCACTTGCTCCTCACACATGGTAGTTGTCAGTCTCTTTTATGGGGCTGCCATGTACACCTATGTGCTACCTCACTCTTACCATACTCCTGAGCAGGACAAGGCTGTGTCTGCCTTCTACACTATCCTTACTCCCTTGCTCAACCCACTTATTTACAGTCTCAGGAACAAAGACGTCACAGGGGCCCTACAGAAAGTTCTGGGAAGGTGCTCATCCTCAGGAAGGTAA